From the genome of Miscanthus floridulus cultivar M001 chromosome 10, ASM1932011v1, whole genome shotgun sequence, one region includes:
- the LOC136484981 gene encoding uncharacterized protein, with protein sequence MGNCCVAGASSDMATFKWSIDNFSSLLDKGEGWTNSRVFKIMGHAWHLKLDPMDRNSCDEECVSLRLQLSKTSVEPNTIVDASFRLIIYDQLYGKDSEHHVSHTFQTASTSSGKSCMIKLAALKNSSGFLVKNNCVFGVKFIKVVTTKAKTTSEKLFVKNASTLPEAKAAYTWCIADFFGMENPGYSPEFTAGGYKWSIRLDKEENHISLYLKKMINDLPEDSAVLVEFTLSIKNQEGGKHLEKKGLTQFSNNDPTWGWEKVVSMEDIQDSSNGYLIKTKCCIEADVTTVGSSKMK encoded by the exons ATGGGCAACTGCTGTGTCGCTGGTGCTT CGTCAGACATGGCAACGTTTAAGTGGAGCATCGACAACTTTTCCTCCCTTCTTGACAAGGGTGAAGGATGGACAAACTCTAGAGTGTTTAAGATCATGGGCCATGCCTG GCACTTGAAACTGGATCCAATGGACAGAAACAGCTGTGATGAAGAGTGTGTCTCCCTCAGGCTTCAGCTGTCTAAAACTTCAGTGGAACCCAACACTATCGTTGACGCATCTTTCAGATTGATCATATATGATCAGTTATATGGAAAGGATAGTGAACATCACG TGAGCCATACTTTCCAGACTGCAAGCACAAGTTCTGGCAAGTCATGCATGATTAAGCTTGCGGCACTGAAGAATTCATCTGGATTCCTCGTCAAAAACAACTGCGTCTTTGGTGTCAAGTTCATTAAAGTTGTCACCACAAAAGCAAAGACGACATCAGAGAAACTCTTTGTCAAGAATGCGAGCACCTTGCCCGAGGCCAAAGCTGCTTACACCTGGTGCATTGCGGACTTCTTTGGAATGGAGAACCCAGGGTACTCCCCGGAGTTCACAGCCGGTGGATACAAATG GTCGATTCGCCTCGATAAAGAAGAAAACCACATCTCCTTGTACCTGAAGAAGATGATAAATGATCTCCCCGAAGACTCTGCCGTCCTGGTTGAATTCACCTTATCCATCAAAAACCAGGAAGGTGGCAAGCATTTGGAAAAAAAAG GCCTGACCCAGTTCTCAAACAATGATCCAACCTGGGGATGGGAGAAGGTTGTTTCGATGGAGGATATTCAGGACTCATCAAATGGTTATCTCATCAAAACCAAGTGCTGCATTGAGGCTGATGTCACAACCGTTGGCTCCTCCAAGATGAAGTAG